In Chryseobacterium sp., the genomic window TGATGATCTTCCTGATCTTCCCCATGAAGAGGAGCCGGATTTTGAAGAAATTCCGCAGGCGGTTATTATGAAAATGATCAGAGCTCTTCCTGACGGGTATAGAACGGTTTTTAATCTGTATGTATTTGAGAAAAAAAGTCATAAAGAGATTGCCCGGCTTTTAGGAATTGCAGAGAATTCTTCTGCCTCACAGTTTCATCGGGCAAAAGGACTGCTTGTTCAGAAAATAAAAGAGTTTACAATGTCAAAAAAAGCACAATATGAATAATGAGTGGTTAAATAGCCTGCGTAGCAGAATGGAAGACCATGAAGAAAATGTTCCGGAGGAATTGTGGGATGACATCAGAGACGAATTGTTCTCTGAAAAAGACCTGGATCATGTGATCCCGGCTATTGTTCCTGAAGAGCAGGAGATAACGGGAAAAGATACTGTAGGAAGAGGTTCCAGACGTTTGTTTTACCGTATTGGAGCAGCAGCAGCGGCGGCTGTACTGTTCTTTGTTATGATGAAGATTCTGCCTGATACAGAAAATGAGAAGATTTTTTCAAAGAAAAATGGTAAAGAAAGAAATAAGGTGAACCCGGCAGCAGAAAAATCAGTAATCCAGTCCAGTCACACTGTTGAAACCGGTTTTGCATCCGGGCTCTCTTTAACAGAGCCAACAACAAAATTTTTAAAAGATAAACATAGCAAGCTGTTATTGAATGAAGAAAGTAATGAAAAAAGCATCCAGCGTATTTTAGAGCTTAACAGAGCAGACCTGTTGTTTCATCAGAAACCGCTGGGTTTTCAGCAGTTGCCTTCCGCTAAAGAGCTGATAAGCCTTCCGGCTCAGGAGAAAGGAGCAGATGAGGTTCTTTCTGCACCAGAAAAGCAGCCGGAAAAATATGCTGACCACAGAAAATCTAAATCTGCAGAATCCTGGATGCTGAGCATGCTCACGGGCAATGCCTCCCCGAATGGGGCAGAACAGCAGTTTCCCGGTTATGCTTCTATGAGCGGTAAACCCATGAATATTGGGGAAGTATGGAGTACATCCACTTATGATGAGAATCCTTTAACACAAGTATTACTGGCCAACCAAAGCCAGCCGGTGGAAGCGAGGATCAGACATAAAGTTCCTGTAACGCTGGGATTATCCCTGTATTATAATTTAGGGAAAAGATGGGGAATAGGAACAGGGCTTAACTATACAAAACTGGCTTCAGAGCTGCACTCAGGAAGTGCTGCCAATTATATCAAAGGAGAGCAGACCATTCATTATGTGGGAATTCCTGTCCAGGTTAATTATAATGTAGTTCAGAAGGGCCGGTTTACAGGATATATAACAGGAGGAGGGCTGGTTGAAAAACCTGTTGCAGGAAACCTTACCACTTCCTATGTGGTGAACGATGAAGTGAAGGAAAGCTCAAGAGAGAAACTGGATACCCAATCGCTGCAGTTTTCAGTCAATACAGCTGTGGGGCTTCAGTTGAAAGTCATTGACCGGCTGGGGGTGTATGCAGAACCGGGAATTGGCTATCATTTCAAGGATAATAATTCTCTTAATACCGCCTATAAAGAGAAACCTTTACAATTTAATATGAAATTCGGGATCAGACTGCTGCTTGATTGAATGTGGACCACCTAAAACTAAATCAACCATAAATATTTAAATATGAAAGCAAAACTCATTTTTTTTACTTTTTTATTCTTCAGTATGCTGAATATCAAAGCGCAGTGTAATCCCACGATTACCAGCCCGAGACTTGGATTAAAATATCCGGATAAGATCTTATTCTGTGATACGGAAGATGAAATACTTTCTACACAGGCGTTCGGGAGCTATCAGTGGTATAAACAGCAGTGGACCTGGCAGACTCCCAATAACAATCCCTGGGAACTCATTCCGGGAGCAACATCACAGCAGCTAACGATTAATGGCAATGATCAGCTGTATTATTTTAAAGTAGCCGTGGCTTTGGGTGATTGTACTGCGGAAAGTCCAGCTATCATGGCAGACGGGTTTGTCTATGGCCTTCCTGCGATGATGTCTACCTATACACCGGGAACTTATGAACAGGTAGGCGGCGGAGAGGTCAATGTATGCAATGGAGCTTCCGTACAATTTGATGATATATTCCCTTTGGTATATGGAACTCATACCTGGCTAAAATGTGTTCCGGCCACCAACCCTCCGTCAGCGGGTGATCCTTGTATAATTCCCGGTGCCTCCGGAGATTCTTATATCGCAACAGAATCAGGTGAATATGGCTTTTATGCCTGTACGGAATATTGTCCGGACCAGTGTCATCTGTTAGCTCCGTTTGCATTTGTTAAACTGAATTTCGGGAACTGGGATTTCTGTGAAAATTTAGGAACAGGAGAAGCAAAACTTAAAGATAACAATCTGAAAATATATCCCAATCCTACAGCACAGTTCCTTTACATCGGGAGAGAGTCTGATAAGGTCTATAAAGAAGTTTCCATCATCGATATGTCCGGAAAACTTGTTTTGCAGAAAAGTGACCATCAATATAACCAGGCGATCGATATAAGCAGGCTGGTTCCGGGGAATTACATTATTATTTCCAAAGGTTCAGATGGAAGTGTTTACAGAAATAAAATGATAAAGAAATAAACGATTAAATAATTAATCTTTTTGTTAGTTTTAATAGTGGTTAGATCGGTGCAAAGTTGATTTGTGCCGGTCTTTTTTTATGAATGGGCTGATGATGTCCGGGCTGATAGGTAGTCTTTTAACTTGTCAGGATGTAAAGTACCAATATATATATCCTTTTTTCCTTTTTCTTTTATTTTTAGCGCAAAATTACCTCCCGTTGAATAGCAGGTGGCATGGCTGTTCTTTCTGATGCCCCATCCTCCAAAATCAGCAATGGGGTTGTATTCAACAACTTCCAGGTCTATGCCGTCATGAACGGAAATTTCCCTGTACCTGAGCTGGAAAGGATAGAATTTGTATTTTATAACTGTATTTGAGACCGATACATCCAAATAAGCAACATAAAATAAAAGAAAGATTAGAAAACAAAAAATAAATGTGACAGAGGCAAGCCCGTAATCAGATTCTTTGACAATGAACAATAAAGACGTACCAATGCCGGTTAAGAGAACAATAAAAGCTATGATTTTAATCCAGCCCTGAGTAAAGTATTGTTTTTCATGGTATTCCATCTTAATGAGCTCATATTAAAGTTATAAGGAATTAAATAAAGGATCAAAGCTCCGGACATTGCAAAAAAGAAGCTGCCCAAACCTAATACTATAAAAATAAGAAAATGAAATAAAATGCCGAGCCCGCATGCCAATATTCTGGCTTCTTTCCTCAAAAACACGGCAATGCTTAAAAAAAGCTCGAGAATCATTGACCCCCAGGTTAATACAAATACGGTATATTTATTTTCTACAAGAGGTAAGAGTATGGTTTTCAAATAACCTGGAGCTCCAAAACTACTATGATTGATCCAGTAGTACATAGCGGTTCCATCCCACCATTCTTCAACGGGGAATTTTCCTACGGCCGCATTGAAATAGAGGACCGCAACCTGAACTTTAATCACGAAAAAAAAAGATTTACCGATAAAGTTTTTTATTTCTGAAGATTCTTTAATCTGATACAGCCAGTGGTTTTTGCGGTTGTCAAGAACGGTTACCGGAATAAGAAGCAGCGCGATTATAGAACTTATCTGGTCTCCGCCATCAACAATAATGGCTGAATTTAAAAAACTAAAGGTAACCCACCAGTGGAGTATTCCGGTTATTCTGATACAATAGCCGCTTATCGTAAGAAGCAGTATCACTATAGACAATGAAATAGACCAATTCAGATTGTCGTAACCGAATAAATGGAATAAATTAAAGCTGTTCCCCATATCTTCTGCCTTAAATGTCCTCTGCAAAAAAAGATTATCAGGATTGTTGAAAAGAAAGTTGGTAAGAGTTCCCAATGCAATTAATGATCTTCCCATGCCTAACACCGGGGAAAAAGGAGTGCTTTTATGATTCATCATTATATAATTTCAGTAAAACAAACAGTATATTCTTTATTGACCCGGGAAGGATATTTGGACCATGCCCATGGTATCGTAGGCTGGGTAACAATCATATATTGCCCTTTGTCAAGAGTATTGATCTGCAGGTTTTTTTTGTTGACTTTATTGAAATTTTGCTTTTTAATTTCAAGCTTATTCAAAGAATTCGTTTTTACCCAGTTGTTTTTTGGAAGAGTAGAAAGCATGGTAGATACATCATATCCAAGCTTTCTACTTTTTCTGGAAAGTCCACATAAATTATCTGTCTCAGAATTGAGTGAACTTACTCTTATTGGGGTATTGTTTACTACCTTGTAGATGGTCACCATATCTTCTCTAGGGTTTCTTGTGAAGAATGACCATCCTTCAGGCAGTAAAGTCCTGAATGTCTGCTCTATTCCAGGACTTATAGATATGCAAGTTTGTCCTGATAGGCTGCTAACAAATGTAAATACAAGCAGAAACCCTATAAATACTACTACAATTGATTTTATCAGTATAACTCGCATCGGTATCCTTAATTAATATTTGAAATTTCTAAAACGACCTGCTCTCTGATGGTCTGGCTGAAAGAAGATTTCTTAGGACCCCAGAATTTTACTTTAGCATATACCGCAGCATAAGCCATTGCAACCGCTGCAGCATTAACGATCACACCGTAATTAACGATGGCAACTCCGTCCCAGATGGCTACAGCTACCACGGCAGCTAGCCAAATACACATATTTTTTGAGCTTAGATCCACCTTGTTGGAATTGGTAACCAGATTTCCTACATCTTTAAGATATTCATTGAGACCGTCTGTGGTATCCAGATTATATTTGGTAATATCTATTTTTTGCTGTACATCATTGATTTGATTAATTGCTGCCTGATATTTAGGAGAACTGATGATGGCTGCTTCAGCCAGGGTAGCCCCAACATCCATAATATTATCAATATCAGTTAAATTCTTGCTTTCTACAGCTTTTTTCAGTTGATCAAAATAACCAGGATTCAATGCCTTGATCCCTTCAATGATATCATTGTTGAACTCAAGCTGCCCTTTTTGTGCAGCTAAAGGCATGGTTGCCACTTGTTTTTTAATATCACTAAAGTGCGGAACTTCGTCAGCCACTTTTCCCTCAAAGAGGAATATTCCCCTGTAATATTCTTCTCCGGAGTAGTCAACGAACTTTGAAGCTGTTGATGAGCTCTTAACGGATCCATTAGAAGACTGATCTCTCAAACCATCTTCTATTTCACTACTGGCACAGTTTAAAAAAAGGCCAAAGACTGCATACGCAATCAAAAATCTAAAGATTTTGTTTTCCATGTTAAAAAGTTTTGGTGTTTAAAAATGTTAATTAGTCTTTACTCAAAAATAATAAAATATCTTAAAATAACAAATAAATAATAAAATAATACTAAATAAATTATGTTTTGATTAAAAATATACTTATTATTTAGACATATTGATAATCCTTCAAATCCTTTTGCAGAGCGGATTTAAGTCTTTCCAGCGTGATTAATTGTTCCGGTTAAAAATTATTTCGTCTGTTCTAAAAATTGGGAAATTTCTGTAGAATTTTCGGTTTTTCTCTACCTATTTTTTAACCAAATAGGTTGTATTTATTCTTTCTTTATCCTGATTATTAAAAAAAAGAGGCTGATTATAAGTGTGTTATTGGTGCTGAATTATCATTTAATCGTGAATAAAATTGTCTTATATTTACAAAAAACACGCCTATGCTGATCAAAATTTATGGAAGCGCAATTCATGGAGTTGCTGCTCAAACAATTACTATTGAAGTAAATGTAGATACGGGAGGAGTCGGATATCATTTGGTAGGACTTCCTGATAATGCTATCAAAGAAAGCTGCTACAGGATCTCTGCAGCCCTTAAAAATGTAGGATATAAAATTCCGGGAAAAAAAATTACCATTAATATGGCCCCTGCAGACCTCAGGAAAGAAGGTTCTGCTTATGATCTGAGTATAGCCATAGGCATTTTGGCTGCTTCAGACCAGATTCAGGCAGAAGAAATTCATCACTATATCATTATGGGTGAGCTTTCTCTGGATGGAAGTTTACAGCCTATTAAAGGAGTCCTCCCGATTGCCATTCAGGCCCGTGAAGAAGGGTTTAAAGGAATTATCCTTCCGCTTCAGAACGCCCGTGAGGCAGCTATTGTAAGCGGACTTGATGTATACGGAGTAGAGAACATCAAAGAAGTCATCGACTTTTTTAATGAAGGAAAGCCACTCGGAAAAGTAATATTGGACATCAGGAAAGAGTTTCATGAAAAGATCAATGATTTTCCCTTCGATTTCTCTGAAGTGAAAGGGCAGGAGACGGCCAAAAGAGCAATGGAAGTCGCTGCAGCCGGAGGGCATAATATTATTCTCATAGGACCTCCCGGAAGCGGAAAAACAATGCTGGCCAAAAGAGTCCCCAGTATTTTACCTCCACTGACATTGAAAGAAGCTTTGGAAACAACAA contains:
- a CDS encoding sporulation-delaying protein SdpB family protein, with amino-acid sequence MMNHKSTPFSPVLGMGRSLIALGTLTNFLFNNPDNLFLQRTFKAEDMGNSFNLFHLFGYDNLNWSISLSIVILLLTISGYCIRITGILHWWVTFSFLNSAIIVDGGDQISSIIALLLIPVTVLDNRKNHWLYQIKESSEIKNFIGKSFFFVIKVQVAVLYFNAAVGKFPVEEWWDGTAMYYWINHSSFGAPGYLKTILLPLVENKYTVFVLTWGSMILELFLSIAVFLRKEARILACGLGILFHFLIFIVLGLGSFFFAMSGALILYLIPYNFNMSSLRWNTMKNNTLLRAGLKS
- a CDS encoding outer membrane beta-barrel protein, with amino-acid sequence MNNEWLNSLRSRMEDHEENVPEELWDDIRDELFSEKDLDHVIPAIVPEEQEITGKDTVGRGSRRLFYRIGAAAAAAVLFFVMMKILPDTENEKIFSKKNGKERNKVNPAAEKSVIQSSHTVETGFASGLSLTEPTTKFLKDKHSKLLLNEESNEKSIQRILELNRADLLFHQKPLGFQQLPSAKELISLPAQEKGADEVLSAPEKQPEKYADHRKSKSAESWMLSMLTGNASPNGAEQQFPGYASMSGKPMNIGEVWSTSTYDENPLTQVLLANQSQPVEARIRHKVPVTLGLSLYYNLGKRWGIGTGLNYTKLASELHSGSAANYIKGEQTIHYVGIPVQVNYNVVQKGRFTGYITGGGLVEKPVAGNLTTSYVVNDEVKESSREKLDTQSLQFSVNTAVGLQLKVIDRLGVYAEPGIGYHFKDNNSLNTAYKEKPLQFNMKFGIRLLLD
- a CDS encoding T9SS type A sorting domain-containing protein; translation: MKAKLIFFTFLFFSMLNIKAQCNPTITSPRLGLKYPDKILFCDTEDEILSTQAFGSYQWYKQQWTWQTPNNNPWELIPGATSQQLTINGNDQLYYFKVAVALGDCTAESPAIMADGFVYGLPAMMSTYTPGTYEQVGGGEVNVCNGASVQFDDIFPLVYGTHTWLKCVPATNPPSAGDPCIIPGASGDSYIATESGEYGFYACTEYCPDQCHLLAPFAFVKLNFGNWDFCENLGTGEAKLKDNNLKIYPNPTAQFLYIGRESDKVYKEVSIIDMSGKLVLQKSDHQYNQAIDISRLVPGNYIIISKGSDGSVYRNKMIKK
- a CDS encoding SdpA family antimicrobial peptide system protein, coding for MRVILIKSIVVVFIGFLLVFTFVSSLSGQTCISISPGIEQTFRTLLPEGWSFFTRNPREDMVTIYKVVNNTPIRVSSLNSETDNLCGLSRKSRKLGYDVSTMLSTLPKNNWVKTNSLNKLEIKKQNFNKVNKKNLQINTLDKGQYMIVTQPTIPWAWSKYPSRVNKEYTVCFTEII